A DNA window from Haliovirga abyssi contains the following coding sequences:
- a CDS encoding response regulator, with protein sequence MINIIIADDQILLAESLKLILETDKELKVNAIVENGILAIKKVEASKPDVILLDINMPKLNGIETAKKIKKISPNTKILMLTTFENRENIIDSFVSGADGYIVKDISPEELIAAVKFTYKGLHITHSSVHKILIDEFLKLKSRKNILDSNSSQLTETDLDIIKLIAQGKSNKEISKSLYFAEGTIKNKISSILNKLDLRDRTQIAIFAIENNLI encoded by the coding sequence ATGATTAATATTATCATTGCAGATGACCAAATTTTATTAGCAGAATCTTTAAAGTTAATATTGGAAACTGATAAGGAATTAAAAGTTAATGCCATTGTAGAAAATGGAATTTTAGCAATAAAAAAAGTTGAAGCTAGCAAACCAGATGTTATATTATTAGATATAAATATGCCTAAATTAAATGGAATAGAGACTGCTAAAAAAATTAAAAAAATATCTCCTAATACAAAAATTTTAATGCTTACTACTTTTGAGAATAGAGAAAACATTATAGATTCTTTTGTTTCTGGTGCTGATGGATATATTGTAAAAGATATCTCCCCAGAAGAACTAATTGCTGCGGTAAAGTTTACATATAAAGGATTACATATAACTCATTCAAGTGTACATAAAATTTTAATAGATGAGTTTTTAAAATTAAAAAGCAGAAAAAATATATTAGATTCTAACTCTTCTCAATTAACAGAAACTGATTTAGATATTATAAAATTAATTGCTCAAGGAAAAAGTAATAAAGAGATTTCTAAAAGTTTATATTTTGCAGAAGGAACTATAAAAAATAAGATATCATCCATTTTAAATAAATTAGATTTAAGGGATAGAACTCAAATAGCTATTTTTGCAATTGAAAATAATCTTATATAG